A window of the Lactuca sativa cultivar Salinas chromosome 5, Lsat_Salinas_v11, whole genome shotgun sequence genome harbors these coding sequences:
- the LOC111913263 gene encoding uncharacterized protein At4g38062, giving the protein MTDLKRMDVHEALDKARAEKERLEEEVRTKTDLYNNLRKAQLEMVTKFQETKLQSEKQAKELNARSEEMISKLEEELRDVEDQLKWKNEQFQHLEEAHERLQESFRCSKSEWEKEKSLLLDEISSVQRSLDAQIRISETLQTQLKICNQALAHEQSSKKLLEFEVSEYKSRFDNIYLECHEAKATIEKLSHKRDEEVAELRDTLATKDSQSKEMGYKLVYLEQENQDLTASLKEFQESQIVKSGPTASLKKLQRRYQDLEQIHKKCKENLEEKEVEWKSQFEKKRKEMDEYLSKLKLQNEQVKQLQEELENSKIQNLKDVSDDLPQKFIEIEKEKQLVENQSMLLETSLKACKIENQSLLCKANEQNEKIVDLQHQIVLLETLVKERTGTIEAQKQETEKYFKVIQDKESSLENVVIGFEQEKKSLLEVLEERNKRIEEVIEEMTNAFKNSEEKQIENDLIHHALQKMEIEVSNLCHKMKVKDESLLQASQHSEELQVKNLEKQTEIDVINQALHKMKIEVNNLFEKMKVKDESLFQASQHAEELQVNNLEKQIEIDVLNQAFEKMRIEVSDLSEKMKLKDESLLQAEELQVLLGIKKLETEKLKKQFEDEKRQLEAENQGLREDITILLSHREDLISQMETISEQMGEFSKDDEFLMGMLDNMLQKSSTLNK; this is encoded by the coding sequence ATGACAGACTTAAAGAGAATGGATGTTCATGAAGCACTAGACAAAGCTAGAGCAGAAAAAGAAAGGCTGGAGGAAGAAGTTCGTACAAAAACAGATCTCTACAATAACTTAAGAAAAGCTCAACTTGAAATGGTGACTAAATTTCAGGAAACAAAGTTGCAATCTGAAAAGCAAGCCAAAGAACTGAATGCCAGGTCTGAAGAGATGATAAGTAAATTGGAGGAGGAACTTAGAGATGTTGAAGATCAACTGAAATGGAAGAATGAACAGTTTCAACATCTTGAAGAAGCACATGAAAGGCTTCAAGAGAGTTTTCGATGTAGTAAATCAGAGTGGGAGAAAGAGAAGTCATTGCTTTTGGATGAGATTTCTTCTGTTCAAAGAAGCCTGGATGCTCAAATTAGAATATCTGAAACCCTTCAGACCCAATTAAAGATATGCAACCAAGCATTAGCACATGAACAAAGCTCAAAGAAACTGTTGGAATTTGAAGTTTCTGAGTATAAATCACGTTTTGACAATATTTACTTGGAGTGCCATGAAGCTAAGGCAACTATTGAGAAGTTGTCTCACAAGAGAGATGAAGAGGTTGCAGAATTAAGAGATACTTTAGCCACAAAAGATTCTCAATCCAAAGAGATGGGGTATAAATTGGTGTATTTAGAACAAGAAAATCAAGATCTAACAGCATCTCTCAAAGAATTCCAGGAATCTCAGATTGTGAAAAGTGGACCTACTGCTTCATTGAAGAAACTTCAAAGGAGATATCAAGATTTGGAACAAATACACAAGAAGTGTAAAGAAAATCTTGAAGAAAAAGAAGTTGAGTGGAAATCTCAATTCGAAAAGAAAAGGAAAGAGATGGATGAGTATCTATCAAAACTGAAATTACAAAATGAACAAGTTAAGCAGTTACAGGAGGAGTTGGAAAATTCTAAGATTCAGAATCTTAAAGATGTTTCAGATGATTTACCACAGAAATTTATTGAGATAGAGAAAGAGAAACAGTTGGTAGAAAACCAAAGTATGTTACTTGAAACAAGCCTAAAAGCATGCAAGATTGAGAATCAAAGTCTTTTATGTAAAGCAAATGAGCAGAATGAAAAAATTGTTGATTTGCAACATCAAATAGTCTTACTAGAAACATTGGTTAAAGAAAGAACAGGGACAATAGAAGCACAAAAGCAAGAAACAGAAAAGTATTTCAAAGTTATACAAGATAAAGAAAGCAGCTTAGAAAATGTGGTAATTGGTTTTGAGCAAGAAAAAAAGAGCCTTTTAGAGGTGTTAGAAGAGAGAAACAAGAGGATTGAAGAAGTTATAGAAGAGATGACCAATGCTTTCAAGAACTCAGAAGAAAAACAGATTGAGAATGATCTCATACACCATGCTTTACAAAAAATGGAGATTGAAGTTTCTAATTTATGTCACAAAATGAAGGTCAAAGATGAATCCTTGTTGCAGGCTTCCCAACATTCAGAAGAACTACAAGTCAAGAATTTAGAAAAACAGACTGAGATTGATGTTATAAACCAAGCTTTACACAAAATGAAGATTGAAGTTAATAATTTATTTGAGAAAATGAAGGTCAAAGATGAATCCTTGTTTCAGGCCTCTCAACATGCAGAAGAACTACAAGTCAATAATCTAGAAAAACAGATTGAGATTGACGTTCTAAACCAAGCTTTCGAAAAAATGAGGATTGAAGTTTCTGATTTatctgagaaaatgaagttgaaAGATGAATCTTTGTTGCAGGCTGAAGAACTACAAGTCTTGTTGGGAATCAAGAAATTAGAAACTGAAAAGCTTAAAAAACAGTTTGAAGATGAGAAAAGACAGTTAGAGGCTGAAAATCAAGGTTTACGTGAAGATATTACAATACTGTTATCACATAGGGAGGATTTGATAAGTCAAATGGAAACAATTTCTGAACAGATGGGTGAATTTTCTAAAGATGATGAGTTTTTAATGGGTATGCTGGATAACATGTTGCAGAAGTCCTCCACTTTGAACAAGTAG